In Nicotiana tabacum cultivar K326 chromosome 11, ASM71507v2, whole genome shotgun sequence, a single window of DNA contains:
- the LOC107803005 gene encoding protein RESISTANCE TO PHYTOPHTHORA 1, chloroplastic: MNSASMSASVLNCQILKFLPPKSSIFLKSPLLSGKSCRLCVSASSNELDKQLIEDPKEEIQEKTNGVIINSEEERRGENSTSTGPNAVLDNKELKKAVLKTAATFAPRASTATKNPAVPGTVLYTVFEVQGYVSMLLGGALSFNLIFPSNEPDIWRLMGMWSIWMFTVPSLRARDCSKNEKEALNYLFILIPLLNVIVPFFWKSFAVVWSVDTVAFLGMYAWKLGWLQKE, encoded by the exons ATGAATTCTGCTTCAATGTCAGCATCAGTTTTAAACTGCCAAATCTTGAAATTTCTCCCACCCAAAAGCTCTATATTCTTGAAATCTCCATTACTTAGTGGCAAAAGTTGCAGACTTTGTGTGTCAGCAAGTTCAAATGAGTTGGATAAACAGTTAATAGAGGACCCAAAAGAGGAAATACAAGAAAAGACTAATGGGGTTATTATTAACAGtgaggaagaaagaagaggggAAAATTCTACTTCTACTGGTCCTAATGCTGTTCTTGATAATAAGGAACTCAAAAAG GCTGTTCTAAAGACTGCTGCGACCTTTGCACCAAGGGCTTCCACTGCCACAAAAAATCCTGCTGTACCTGGAACTGTTTTATACACTGTTTTTGAAGTGCAAGGCTATGTTTCAATGTTGCTCGGTGGAGCTCTCTCCTTCAATCTCATATTCCCCTCAAATGAACCAGACATCTGGAGACTAATGGGAATGTGGTCCATATGGATGTTTA CTGTCCCTTCTCTTCGGGCTCGGGATTGCTCAAAGAATGAGAAAGAAGCTCTCAATTATCTTTTTATCCTCATTCCCTTGCTTAATGTTATAGTCCCATTCTTCTGGAAGTCATTTGCTGTCGTTTGGTCAGTGGATACTGTAGCATTTCTTGGGATGTACGCTTGGAAG CTTGGATGGCTACAGAAAGAGTGA
- the LOC107803002 gene encoding putative serine/threonine-protein kinase PBL25, with product MSCLPCFKKKSESPQEELPVAQPKEIATIPPHPAEPFQKDDNNPIENGNTNAKTFTFRELASATKNFKQECLIGEGGFGRVFKGTLQGGQVVAVKQLDRSGTQGNQEFLVELSKLTLLKHPNLVNLIGYCADGDQRILVFEYLPMGCVEDHLLDLKDGKKPLDWLSRMKIASGAANGLEYLHEKANPPIIYRDLKPSNILLDQDFNPKLSDYGIAKLAGGGSRTNMSPMMVGNGYCAPEFERSGELSMKSDVYCFGVVLLELITGRRVVDTSRPADEQNLVAWAQPFFRDPKRFPELADPRLGKKFPAKSLNQAVGVAAMCLQDEPMVRPLIGDVVAALSFLTMPQPDDPIPSSPPAPTPTSNMDKSNKDQQSSENEDQGDSDDEDQGDSNNEDASSESDQQSNEKVHDKQYSQKVHDKQRSQKAHDNQEDDRGSSDYGYGSGSGSSEYEDDSGDEQGEVTTKSGKWGSAGSRHKSKVKSRSRSVNSSSSSGTSNSNITRERQEKATVESNGK from the exons ATGAGTTGCCTCCCTTGCTTCAAGAAAAAATCCGAATCGCCGCAGGAGGAGCTGCCGGTAGCTCAGCCTAAAGAGATCGCAACCATCCCACCACATCCCG CTGAACCCTTTCAGAAAGACGACAATAACCCTATCGAAAATGGTAACACCAATGCTAAGACTTTCACATTCCGTGAGCTTGCCAGTGCAACAAAGAATTTCAAGCAAGAATGCCTGATAGGTGAAGGTGGATTCGGAAGAGTGTTCAAGGGAACGCTTCAAGGCGGACAG GTTGTGGCAGTGAAGCAACTAGACAGGAGTGGAACACAAGGAAACCAGGAGTTTCTTGTTGAGCTCTCAAAGTTGACTCTCCTTAAGCACCCAAATctggtcaatctcattggatatTGTGCTGATGGCGATCAGCGGATTTTGGTCTTTGAATACCTGCCTATGGGTTGCGTAGAAGACCATCTCCTTG ACCTCAAAGATGGGAAAAAGCCATTAGATTGGCTATCCAGAATGAAGATAGCTTCAGGTGCTGCTAATGGACTCGAGTATCTACACGAAAAGGCCAATCCACCAATTATTTATCGTGATCTGAAACCCTCAAACATTCTACTGGATCAAGATTTCAATCCTAAACTTTCAGATTATGGTATTGCTAAGCTTGCAGGTGGAGGGAGTAGGACAAATATGTCTCCAATGATGGTGGGAAATGGTTATTGTGCTCCAGAGTTTGAAAGATCGGGTGAACTCTCTATGAAGTCAGATGTATACTGTTTTGGAGTTGTCTTGCTTGAACTTATAACAGGGCGTCGCGTAGTGGATACATCAAGGCCAGCAGACGAGCAAAATCTAGTTGCTTGG GCACAACCCTTTTTCAGGGATCCAAAGAGGTTCCCTGAATTGGCAGATCCGCGTCTTGGAAAGAAGTTTCCTGCCAAAAGTTTAAATCAAGCAGTTGGGGTTGCCGCAATGTGTCTTCAAGACGAACCAATGGTTCGTCCTTTAATTGGTGATGTTGTGGCAGCTCTTAGTTTTCTTACAATGCCACAACCCGATGACCCTATTCCTAGTTCGCCTCCAGCTCCAACCCCAACATCAAATATGGATAAGTCAAACAAAGATCAACAGAGTTCAGAAAATGAGGACCAAGGTGATTCAGATGATGAGGATCAAGGCGATTCAAATAATGAGGATGCAAGCAGTGAGAGTGACCAGCAAAGCAATGAAAAAGTCCATGACAAACAATATTCTCAAAAGGTCCATGACAAACAACGGTCTCAAAAAGCTCATGATAATCAAGAGGATGATAGAGGAAGTTCAGATTATGGATACGGAAGCGGATCGGGATCATCAGAATATGAGGATGACAGTGGAGATGAACAAGGAGAGGTGACAACAAAATCTGGAAAATGGGGTTCTGCAGGTTCGAGACATAAAAGCAAGGTAAAATCCCGCTCTAGAAGTGTCAACTCAAGTTCAAGTAGCGGAACATCCAACAGTAATATCACAAGGGAGCGTCAAGAGAAAGCAACTGTTGAATCTAATGGGAAATAA